In the genome of Paraburkholderia caribensis, the window CGACAGCACCGCGCGGGATTTCGATGAAGACGCAGATGTTGGCGCTTATATCGTACGAGTCGACGGCGAACACCTTGAGCAGGCGCGTAACCTTGCGATTGGCGTGCGCTCGATCGGTTTTCATATCCCGCTCTGGGCGTTGGCCGACACCCATCGCATCGCCGACCTCGTCGTGGCGGGCGGGCTCGGCGAAGTCGATGGCTATATCTACCTTGGCCAGCAAACTCCCGCCTTCTACGCGAAACAGGTCGCCGCAAGTCTTGTGAAGTACGGCATGAGCCTCCTTCCGCCTTTCTTTGGAGGGCTCGTTGCCTACGACGCGGAAGCGAACATCGCTTTCGACTGTCCCGGACATCAGGGCGGACAGTTCTACCGGAAATCACCCGCGGGACAACTCTTCTTCAAGCACTTCGGTGAAAGCATTTTCCGTAACGATCTTTGCAACGCGGACGTCGATCTCGGCGACCTGCTGATCCACGAAGGACCGGCGGCGGATGCCGAGCGTCACGCGGCTGAGGTATTCGGTGCGGACCAGACCTATTTCGTCCTTAACGGTACCAGTACCTCGAACAAGATCGTAACGGGTGCGGTGCTGCGACGCGGCGACCTGGTGCTGTTCGACCGGAATAACCACAAGTCCGTGCATCAGGGCGCGCTGGTGCAGGCGGGTGCCATTCCCGTTTTCCTGCCGACTGCACGCAATCCGTTCGGCATGATCGGCGCGGTCGACTGGGACGCATGGGACGAAGACTGGCTGCGCGAGCAGATCCGGGCAAACCCGCTTGTGAGGGATCCCGCACGCAGCAGGGCGGAGCGGCCATTCCGTCTCGCGTGCATCCAGCTCGATACCTATGACGGCACTATCTACAACGTACGCAGGGTGCTGGAGAAGATCGGACACCTGTGCGAATACGTGCTGTGGGACGAGGCATGGATCGGCTACAACGCGTTCCACCCGTTGTTCGAAGATCACAGTCCGATGCGCCTGAAGCAATTGACGCCCGATATGCCGGGACTGTTTTCGACGCAATCCGTGCATAAGCAGGGCGCCGGCTTTTCACAGGCGTCGCAGATTCACAAGCGCGATGAACACATCCGTGGCCAGAAGCGCTTCATCGAACACAGGCGGTTTAACGAATCGTTCCTGATTCATGCGAGCACTTCGCCTTTCTATCCGCTCTTTGCCTCGCTTGATGTGAACGCGAAGATCCATGAAGGAAAGGCGGGCGAGATGCTGTGGGACGGTTGCATCGAACTGGGTATCGAGGCGCGCAAGAAGCTGCGCGAATTCGTGCACCACTACGCGGCCACGGGGCAGTGCACAGAAGAGCAGTGGTTTTTCGATCCCTTCGTGCCCGACGTTGTGACACTACGTGGTTCGAGATTCATGACGGACGTCGAGAACGTGGCCTGGGAGTCGCTGCCGACAGACGTCATCAAGCGCGAGCAGCAATGCTGGGCATTCGATCCCGAGGCGGCATGGCACGGCTATGCAGGCTACGCCAAAGGGTACGCGATGGTGGACCCGAACAAGCTCACGCTGCTGACGCCCGGAATCGATAGAAAGACGGGCGGCTATCTGAGCTTCGGCGTTCCCGCGACTGTCGTCGCAAATTATCTGCGCGAGGAGGGTGTTGTTCCGGAGAAGTGCGACCTGAACAGCATCCTTTTTCTCATGACACCGGCCGAGGACGAAAGCAAGCTGAACACGCTGATCGCCAGGCTCGTCAGGTTCAAGAACCTCTGGGATCGCGACGCGTCACTGGCCGAAGTGCTGCCAACATTGTACACCGCGCATAGCGCACGATATACAGGCTACACGCTCCGTCAGGTTTGCAACGAGATGCACAACTTCTATCGCGAATCCAACGTAAAGGAGTTGCAGCGCCTCTGCTTTCGCGCGTCAAGCTTCCCTGAACTCGCAATGCCACCCGAGGCCGCATACGGGTCGCTTGTCGCAAACGATGTCGAGTATGTGCCGCTCGACGCCGTTCGTGGTCGCATCTCCGCGACGCTTGCGCTGATCTACCCACCCGGCATTGGCGTTGTCTTGCCCGGTGAACGTTGGGACGAGCGCGCGCAACCGATGCTCGACTACTTCATGGCTTTCCAGGAATCATTCAACCGGTTTCCCGGCTTCAACTATGAAGTGCAGGGCGTGTTCCAGGAACGGGAAGGCGGCCGTATCCGCTTCTATACCTACGTTGTCCGGGAATAGCCGGCGTCGAACGGTCCAGCCGTTGGGAGGCAAACATGTCTGATCAACCCAGGAAGATGAGCGTCGTGCAACTGACGTTCATTGTTACGGTAAATATGATGGGCTCGGGCATCATCATGCTGCCCACCAATATGGCAAAGGTGGGGGCAATCTCCCTGCTGTCGTGGCTCGTCACGGCGGTCGGGTCGCTGGCTATTGCCTATGGCTTCGCCGAAGCGGGGCTGCTGAACCAGCGCGCGGGAGGAATGGCAGCCTATGCTGAGGATGGCTATGGCAAGGACGGCTACTTCCAGGTGTTCTTCCTCTACTTCCTGTCAATCGCTATCGCGAATGTTGCGGTCGCAAGCTCGGCGCTCGGCTATCTCGCGGCGTTCTTTCCTGTGCTCACATCGTCACCAGTCGCCACCTGCATTGGGGTGATCGCGCTGCTGTGGCTCACTACCGTCGCAAACTTTGGCGGCCCGAAGGTCACGGGACGCATTGGCGCGGTGACCGTATGGGGCGTCATCCTGCCCGTTGGGTTCATCTCGATCGCCGGGTGGTTCTGGTTCCACGGCGGAACATTTGCCGCCGCCTGGAATCCCAAGGGCGTCAGCCTGCTTGAGGGCATGGGTTCAAGCATTTCGCTGACCCTCTGGGCGTTCCTCGGCATGGAGTCGGCAGTGCAGAACTCATCGGCCGTCGAGAATCCCAAGCGGGACGTCCCACTGGCGTGCATGTTCGGCACATTGGGCGCGGCGGTGATCTATATCCTGTCCACGGCAGCTATCCAGGGCATTGTGCCCAATGCTGACCTCGCCGCATCGACGGGGCCGTTCGGCCTGGCCTTTGCGCGCATGTTCAACCCGGCTGTCGGTTCGATCGTGATGGCGCTTGCGGCGCTGGCATGCGTGGGTTCACTGCTCGGCTGGCAGTTCACACTGGCCCAGACGGCCAAGGATGCGGCGGACTGCAGGATGTTCCCAGGCATTTTCGGCAAAGCGAACAGCATGGGCGCACCTATCGCAGGCATGGTCATCATGGGCGTTGTCCAGTCGCTGATGGCGTTGTCGACCATTTCGCCGAATCTCAGCGAACAGTTTGCGGCACTGGTCAATCTGGCTGTCGTCACCAATGTGCTGCCGTACATCATTTCGCTGTCGGCGTTGTTCACGATGATGCGCAACGCAGGCACGACGCCCGCCAAATACCGTCTCAATGCGATTGTGACGGTTATCGCGCTCGCGTACTCCGTCTTTGCGATTTATGCGTCCGGCAAGGACGCGGTGCTCGGCGGCATGCTGGTCATGGCGATCGGCTATGTGATCTACGGCTTCATGGCGTTCCGCTTCACCACGGTGACTTCATCCGGACGATCGTCCGCGGCCTCTGCGGTGGCTGCACTGGCAATCGCTTTTCTCGTGCTGGCTGGCCTGCTGCCACGGCCAGCCCACGCAGATGAGCCTGCTTCAGCGGGAACGCTGGCGAGAGTCAAAGAGTCTGGCACGATCAATCTGGGCTACCTCAGCGACGCGCAGCCGTTTTCCTACAAGGACCAGACTGGCCGCATCACCGGGTACACCGTGGCGCTGTGCCAGAAAATCGCCGATGAGATCAAGGCCGAGGGCGGTCTCGGTACGTTGAAGGTCAACTGGGTAGCCGTCACGCCTGACGTCCGTTTGCGCGCCGTGCAGGAGCACCGGATCGACCTGTTGTGCGGAGACGCAGACACGCTTGCGGGAAGGGCCGGCATGTCGTTCTCGATCCCGGTGTATCCAGGCGGAATCGGCGCTGTCGTGCGTTCCGATGCGCCGGCCGGGCTGAAGGAAGTACTGTCTGGAGCAACTCCGTCGCACCCCACCTGGCGTGCGGTTCCGGCGCAACTGATTTCGCGGCAGACCATTTCGGTCGTCGATGGTTCGCCAGCACAACGCTGGCTCGGCGGCAGGCTTGCGCAATTCCAGATTGCTGCGTCCGTTGTTCCCGTCTCCGATGTGCAGTCGGGCGTTCGCAGGGTGCTGGACCGGCAGTCGAATGTGTTCTTTGGCGAACGTTCGCTGCTGCTCGCGGTTGCCGGCAGCAGTCCGGCATCTGGCGACCTGACGGTGCTCGATCGGCACTTTACCTATCTGCCAGTGGCTATCGGAATGGCTCGGGGAGACGACAATCTGCGCCTGCTGGTCGATCGCACACTGAGCCGGCTATTCGCTACTTCGGAGTTTCCCGCGTTGTACGCGAGGTGGTTCGGTTCGCCCGATGCGGATACGCGCAATTTCTTCCGGCTCAGTGCGCTGCCGGAATGAGATCAGCGGGTCAGCGAGGCGGTCCGCAGCGGGCAGTCTGTCATTGCTCAGGTGTGGATGGTGGCTGAGTTGTTCGCAATCGGGGATGAGTCAATCCAGCGTAGGAGGGTACCAAACCATGAGTCGTTACCTGGGCCTGGGACCAAAAAGGTCTTCACACACGGCTCCGTCCGCTAGCGATATCTTGCAGGACACGCAGAATTTCTCGCTGGTGCTGGGCGGCCCGCTATTTCAGTTGCTGCGCCGGACTCATATGGCCGACGATGCGATGGAACTGATACGGCAACGGGTGATCGTCATCACGCTCGTGGCCTGGCTGCCACTTCTTGTGCTCGCAGCACTTGAGGGGCACCTTCTGAATCGCAGCGTGGCTGTGCCGTTTTTGCTCGATCTGGAAGTTCACATTCGCTTCCTGGTTGCTGTGCCTATCCTGATCATCGCCGAGCTTGTCGTGCATCGTCGCCTTCGTCCAATCACGCGAGCATTCATCGACCGGGGAATCATTCCCGAGGGCTCCGTAATGCGGTTCGACGAGGCCATCAGGGCGGCATTCCGGCTGCGTAATTCGGTAGTGGCCGAGCTGCTGCTGGTCGCGCTCGTCTATGGTGTCGGCATCCTCATCGTCTGGCGTCAGTACACCGCACTGCAAACGACGGCGACCTGGTATGCAGTACCCACATCAGGCGGCCTGAAGCTGTCGCTCGCCGGCTTCTGGTATGGCTACGTGAGTGTGCCGATATTCCAGTTCCTCCTGGTCCGCTGGTATTTCCGATTGTTTATCTGGTCACGGTTTCTCTGGCAGGTATCGCGCATCGACCTGAACCTCGTTCCTACACATCCCGATCGTGTCGGCGGGCTGGGATTTCTGGCCAATACCGTCTATGCGTTCACGGCCTTGCTTGTCGCGCACGGTGCAATGCTTGCCGCCCAGTTCGCCGGCCGCATCTTCTTCGCTGGTGCCGCACTCACGGAATTCAAGGTTGAAACGGGTGCGATGGTTTGCTTCCTGCTGTTCCTCGTATTTGGCCCCTTTCTGGTTTTCGCGCCTCAGTTGGCGCGGGCGAAGCGTATGGGCCTGAGCGAATACGGCGCGCTGGCCGAGAGGTACGTGCGCGAGTTCGACGCCAAATGGCTGCGCGGCGGCGGACCTGCCGGCGAGGCGCTGGTGGGGAGTGCAGATATTCAGTCGCTCGCGGATCTCGCCAACAGCTTCGATGTAGTGCGGACCATGCGTATCGCGCCCATTACGCGGGACGCCATCGTGCGGCTCGCGGCTGCAGTGCTTGTACCCATTGTACCGCTGGCGTTGACCATGATGTCACTGGAAGAACTGCTAAAGAGACTGTTTGGACTGGTCTTTTAGGAAACAATCGCTACCCCTGAGTGTCGACGTTGAGTCCGGCGTGACGCTTTGCACGCTATCGGGCGCTGCCGCCATCCGCCTGCCGATGGCTCACGCGGAGACGGTCCGCACAAACAATACCGCGCAAGCGAATGTCGATAGTCAAACCGAAGCGGCGCGCGAGGGTGGGTCGCCTTGCGTGGTACTTGACATGCATCAATCAGCATCCGCCCGATCGGCGGTGTGATATAGGC includes:
- the speC gene encoding ornithine decarboxylase codes for the protein MVPRSVKAPTIPIPFHKLLKVVAIVDRNDPDTKELIDGIAAENIRVEVTDSTARDFDEDADVGAYIVRVDGEHLEQARNLAIGVRSIGFHIPLWALADTHRIADLVVAGGLGEVDGYIYLGQQTPAFYAKQVAASLVKYGMSLLPPFFGGLVAYDAEANIAFDCPGHQGGQFYRKSPAGQLFFKHFGESIFRNDLCNADVDLGDLLIHEGPAADAERHAAEVFGADQTYFVLNGTSTSNKIVTGAVLRRGDLVLFDRNNHKSVHQGALVQAGAIPVFLPTARNPFGMIGAVDWDAWDEDWLREQIRANPLVRDPARSRAERPFRLACIQLDTYDGTIYNVRRVLEKIGHLCEYVLWDEAWIGYNAFHPLFEDHSPMRLKQLTPDMPGLFSTQSVHKQGAGFSQASQIHKRDEHIRGQKRFIEHRRFNESFLIHASTSPFYPLFASLDVNAKIHEGKAGEMLWDGCIELGIEARKKLREFVHHYAATGQCTEEQWFFDPFVPDVVTLRGSRFMTDVENVAWESLPTDVIKREQQCWAFDPEAAWHGYAGYAKGYAMVDPNKLTLLTPGIDRKTGGYLSFGVPATVVANYLREEGVVPEKCDLNSILFLMTPAEDESKLNTLIARLVRFKNLWDRDASLAEVLPTLYTAHSARYTGYTLRQVCNEMHNFYRESNVKELQRLCFRASSFPELAMPPEAAYGSLVANDVEYVPLDAVRGRISATLALIYPPGIGVVLPGERWDERAQPMLDYFMAFQESFNRFPGFNYEVQGVFQEREGGRIRFYTYVVRE
- the potE gene encoding putrescine-ornithine antiporter, whose protein sequence is MSDQPRKMSVVQLTFIVTVNMMGSGIIMLPTNMAKVGAISLLSWLVTAVGSLAIAYGFAEAGLLNQRAGGMAAYAEDGYGKDGYFQVFFLYFLSIAIANVAVASSALGYLAAFFPVLTSSPVATCIGVIALLWLTTVANFGGPKVTGRIGAVTVWGVILPVGFISIAGWFWFHGGTFAAAWNPKGVSLLEGMGSSISLTLWAFLGMESAVQNSSAVENPKRDVPLACMFGTLGAAVIYILSTAAIQGIVPNADLAASTGPFGLAFARMFNPAVGSIVMALAALACVGSLLGWQFTLAQTAKDAADCRMFPGIFGKANSMGAPIAGMVIMGVVQSLMALSTISPNLSEQFAALVNLAVVTNVLPYIISLSALFTMMRNAGTTPAKYRLNAIVTVIALAYSVFAIYASGKDAVLGGMLVMAIGYVIYGFMAFRFTTVTSSGRSSAASAVAALAIAFLVLAGLLPRPAHADEPASAGTLARVKESGTINLGYLSDAQPFSYKDQTGRITGYTVALCQKIADEIKAEGGLGTLKVNWVAVTPDVRLRAVQEHRIDLLCGDADTLAGRAGMSFSIPVYPGGIGAVVRSDAPAGLKEVLSGATPSHPTWRAVPAQLISRQTISVVDGSPAQRWLGGRLAQFQIAASVVPVSDVQSGVRRVLDRQSNVFFGERSLLLAVAGSSPASGDLTVLDRHFTYLPVAIGMARGDDNLRLLVDRTLSRLFATSEFPALYARWFGSPDADTRNFFRLSALPE